The following coding sequences lie in one Montipora foliosa isolate CH-2021 chromosome 11, ASM3666993v2, whole genome shotgun sequence genomic window:
- the LOC137976849 gene encoding prostatic spermine-binding protein-like, protein MQLYALVFFLIGSALAELKAEEKKETGDLWRDSMRSDELLQDEKELYPDGPVDEQNGFASLPAVKAEEEIQKEEVLEDAMINDDTFYEEDDDDDDDDDDDDDKDGDGGGGENKGEGKPATITPRPATNTP, encoded by the exons ATGCAACTGTACGCGTTGGTTTTCTTCCTCATAGGTTCCGCCTTAGCGGAATTGAAGGctgaagagaagaaagaaacTGGCGACTTGTGGAGGGATTCCATGAGAAGTGACGAGCTTCTTCAGGACGAGAAGGAACTCTATCCCGATGGTCCGGTAGATGAGCAAAACG GATTTGCTTCACTGCCAGCGGTGAAAGCTGAAGAGGAGATTCAAAAGGAAGAGGTGTTGGAAGATGCCATGATAAATGACGATACTTTTTACgaagaagacgacgacgacgacgacgacgacgacgacgacgacgataaAGACGGGGATGGTGGCGGAGGGGAAAACAAGG GGGAGGGCAAA CCAGCGACGATTACTCCCCGGCCGGCGACGAACACCCCCTAG